The nucleotide sequence GTTCCCAGCCGGTGGTTTCATACCACCGGCGATCTATCGGCGCACGAGATGATCGCTTGTCGCCTTCCCCCGGCCGCGTCCTATCCCCCGGCCGACGTTCGATCCTCCGACCACGCCGGTCCCAACGCGGCGAGGCCGCTCGCGGGTGGCGGGCGGCCCCTGGGCGACGGCGGACGGGCGCCGGTGCACGACTGAGCGGAGGGGAGGCGGCGGGAGTGTGCTGCGGAGGGTGCGGAGGGCCTTCGAGGAAACGGCCGGAAGTCCGTCCACCGTGTCCGTCGTCCGGCGTCGCGGGCGGATGGGCCGCCCGCGCCGCCGGAGCTCGCGGCTACTTCGCCGCGGCGACCGTGAGGGAGTAGGCGCCGGTGGCGGCCGCCATCAGCGAGTTGGCGCGGATCACGTAGTCGCCGTCGGCGTCCAGCGTCACCTCCACCTGCGAGTCGTTGCCGCCGGCCGAGTCGTCGTCGGCCTTGATCTCGCTGTAGGCGCCGTTCACCATCCGCCCGAAGTGCAGGTAGCTGTCGAACGCGGACGAGCGCAGCGTGACGGTCAGGCGCTGCCCGGCGCGGCCGTGGATCACGTACTGGTCGAACGACGAGTTGTCGGTGTCCTTGGGGTCGCTGGCGTCCAGCGAGCCGTTGACCGTCTGGTTCACCGAGATGTCGTGGTTCACCACCGGGGGCGGCGGCGTGCCCGGCTCCACCGTCAGCGTGTACGCGCCGGTCGCCCGCGACAGGGTGTTGGCGTGGATCGCGTAGTCCCCGTCGCTGGGGAAGGTGTAGACGATGCGCGCGTCGTTGTTGCCCGCGCCGTCGTCGTCCGTCTTCGCCGAGGTGAACTGCCCGCCCGAGAGCGTGCCGATGTTCAGGTACGAGTCCACCGCGCCCGAGCGCATGGTGACCTGCACCGTCTGCCCGGCGCGGCCGCGGACCACGTACTGGTCGTAGAAGGTGCCGTCCTGCTCCTGCGGGCCGCCCTCGGCGAGCGTGCCGCTCACCGTCTGGCCCATCGAGATGGCGTGGTTCACGACCGGGCCGGGCGCCACGCCCCGCTCCACCATGAGCGTGAACGGGCCGGTGGCGGCGGACACCGAGTTGGCGCGGATGGCGTAGTCGCCGGTGGTCGGCAGCACGAAGTCTAGCTGCGAGTCGGTGCCGCCGGCGCCGTCGTCGTTGCTGCGCATGCCGCGGAAGGACCCGCCGGTCACCTGCCCCAGCGACAGGTACGAGTCGAACGCGCCGGACTTCATGGTCACGCGGATGGCCTCGCCCGCGTTGCCGTGGTACACGTACAGCTTGTAGTGCGACGAGTCGGCCGCCGAGACGCGCGGGTCCGACGCCTCGAGCGACGACGTGACCGTCTGCCCCAGGCGGATGGGCTGCTGCGCCCCCGCGGGCACGGCGAAGGCGAGGAGGCCGGCCGCGGCCGCGGCGCTCAGGGTGTGCGAGAGGCGTTGCATGGTAGGCACCTGTGGTTTGGCGTTGCGCTGCTTGGGGATGGGCTCCCCGGTGAGACCTCGTCCTGCGTCCGTCGTCCCGCGCCGCGGCGCATCTGGGTGGATGCGCGGCGGGTCCCTCACGTAACACGCTGCTGCACGGATAAAGTACGGTGGATGCTCGGCCGGCGGCCATCCTCCGCCGCTTCGATGCTGGTCACCGCACGAAGAGCTGGATGCCGAAGGTGCAGACCTCCGAACGGCACTCCGCCATGTAGGCCCGCACCTGGTAGGTGCCTGCCCGGCGCGGCACCACCAGCACTACCGGCCGCTCGTTGGGCTCCACGTCGGAGCTGACCTCCGTGCCGTCCGGGCCGAAGAGGCGCAGGTCCAGGTCGTGGCAGGCGTCGTCGCACAGCCCGACCACCGCGTACGTGCGCCCGGCCGAGAGAGCGAGCGGGAAGCGGGCGCTGGCCTCGGCGCGCAGGGTGCCGGTGAGCGATTCCCCCGTCGGGCGCATCCCGCGGCCCCAGCTCGCCGACAGCGGCGCCTTGAGCTTGCGGACAAGCGCGTCGCTCTCCTTCGCCTGGGCGGCGGCGGGGGTCGCGAGCCCGGCCATCATCAGCACACCGCCGAGCATCGCCACCGTCCGCATCGCATCCCCTTCCGCCGCTTGAGCCGCCGGGGCCGGCCGGCATCCGCCGCCGCATCCCCGCGAGTGAGCACATTATCGCCGACCGAACCTTCCGCCGAGCGCCCTTCGACCCGTCCGAATCGAGCTTGTCCGAACCGACCGGCTCCGGCCTCTGCCTGCTTGCTCCGTCGAACCCGAACCGTCGGACCGAGTGGCGAGGCTGTGTGTCCAAGCCTCGTTCGCCGGCCGGCCAGGTGGCGCCGGGTTCGTGGTGGGAAAGATGGGCGGCGTCCGTTCCGGCCGCGTTCGGCGGGCGTTTCCTCATCGTTATCTTGTCGAAACGCTGCTCGCTGCGTAGCTTGCTGCTCCTTCCGCTGGCGTTGCGATCCGCTTCCGCTGCCCCCTGAATGATCCACCTGCGCGTGCTCGGCAGCACCGAGCTGCACGACCCGGACGGGACGGAGCTGCGCGCGCTCCTCGCCCAGCCCAAGCGCTTCGCCGTGCTCGCGTACCTGGCCCTCGCCCGGCCGCGCGGCCCCCAGCGGCGCGAGCTGCTGCTCGCGCGCTTCTGGCCCGACTCCGACGCGGAGCGGGGCCGGGGAGCGCTGCGCCTGGCGCTGCACTCGCTGCGCAAGGTGGTGGGCGAGGGCGTGCTGGTGGGCCGGGGCGACGAGGGCGTGGGCATCGCCCCCGGCACGCTGTGGTGCGACGCGGTGGAGTTCGAGCGCGCGCTGGACGAGGGGCGCCCGGCGGATGCGCTGGAGCTGTACCGCGGCGAGCTGCTGGCCGGCTTCCACCTGGCGAACGCGCCGGAGTGGGAGCGCTGGCTGGAGCGCGAGCGCGCCCGCCTGGCCCTGCGCGCCCGCGAGGCGGTGAACGCGCTCGTCCAGGCCGCCGAGGCGCGTGACGACCTGGACGAGGCGGTGCGCTGGGCGCGCCGCGGCGCCGACCTGGCGCCGGACGACGAGGCCGCCCTCCAGCGCCTGCTCGTCCTTCTCGACGCCAACGGCGACAGCGCTGCCGCCATCCGCGCCTACGAGGGCTTCGCCCGCCAGCTCCACGCCGCCGGCGACGGCGAGCCGCTGCCCGAGACGCAGTCGCTCGCGCAGGCCATCCGCCGCCGCGTGGCCGCCCGCCCCGCCCCCCGCCTCCACGCCGCGCCATCTCCCGCATCCTCCCCGCAAGGACGGACTTCGGACGCGCCCGCAGCGCTTCCGCTTGAAGGCGGAGGCACGGCTGTCGCCGCATCTCCCGTGATCGCGGTAGATGAAGAGCAGGCGAAAGATGCGCGGCTGGCGATCACTGTGGCGGGGCCTGCGCGTCCGTCGATCGGCGGACGGGAGAAGCCGCGGAGATGGCGGCGGTGGATGGCGGGCGGGATCGTGGCTGCGGGGATCGCGGCGGCGGCGGTGCTGGGATGGCGGATGAACCAGCCCGTGACGCCCCCGCCGGGCGACCGGGTGGCGGTGATGCCGTTCCGCGTGCGCGGCGCGCCCCAGGCGGCGTACCTGGGCGAGGGGCTGGTGGACCTGCTCTCCACCCGGCTGGACGGCGCGGGCGAGATGCACACCGTCGATCCGGTGGCGCTCATCGGCTACGCCACGCGGCAGCGGCTGTCGCCCGGCGATCTGGACGACGGACGGGCGGCGGCGCGGCACTTCCAGGCCGGCAGCTTCGTGGTGGGCGACGTGGTGGAGGCGGGCGGCCGCATACAGGTCACCGCCTCGCTGTACGACGTGGAGGGGCGCCGCCGGGCCACCAGCGGCACGGCCACGGGCACCGAGCGCGAGCTGTTCGACGTGGTGGACCGGCTGGCGATGGGCCTGCTGGCGCGCGGCCAGTCCGGCCCGGACCAGCGCCTGGCCCAGACGGCCGCGCTCACCACCCGCTCGCTGCCCGCGCTGCGCTCGTACCTGACGGGCGAGCGGTGGTTTCGCGCGGGCAAGTTCGTGCTTGCCGCCGAGGCGTTCACCGAGGCGAGCGAGGCCGACAGCACCTTCGCCCTGGCGCTCTACCGCCTGAGCACCGCGCTGGACTGGGCGGGCCTGCCGTACGGCAGCCGCTCGCCGGGCGACGTGGTGCGGCAGGCGCTGCGGTTCCGCGGCCGGCTTACCGCGCACGACCGCATGCTGCTGGACGCGCGCGACGCGTACTGGAACGGCTCGGCCGCGCGGGCGGAGCAGCTCTATCGCACCGTGCTGGCGGCCTACCCGACCGACGTGGAGGCGTGGCACGAGCTGGGGGAGGTCACCTTCCACCGCGGCGTGTGGATGGGCGTGCCCATCGTCCGCTCGCGCGCCGCGTTCGAGCGCGTGCTGGCGCTGGCGCCCGAGAACGAGAACGCCCGCATCCACCTGGCCCGCATCGCCGCGCTGGAGGGCCGCGGGGCTGAGCGCGACTCGCTGGTGAGCGAGGTGGTGCGGCGCTACCCCAGCCACGCCCGCGCCGTGGAGCTGCTGGGCCTGCACGCCTTTGGCAGCGGGAACGCGGCGGCGGCGGACTCGGTGGACGAGCGCCTTCGGGGGATGCCGTACGACGCGTTCTGGGTCAACGCCTGGCGCATCGCCATCTTCACCGGCGACCCCGCCGCGGGGCAGCGGATGGCCGCCCTGCTGGACGATCCGGACCGCTCCCCGCGCGCACGCACCGTGGCGCGGACCATGGGCGCGCACATGCTGGCCGCGCAGGGCCGCTTCCGCGCCGCGAGCGACGCGCTGGCCGCCGCCGCGGCGCTCGACCCCTCGTACGCGGCGCACGTGCGGGCGAACCTGGCGCTGCTGCCGGCGTTCCCGCTGTCCGAGACGGAGCTGGACGAGGTGCGCGGCGAGCTGCTGCGCACGCCGGTGCCCGCCCACGACTCGGCGGCCGACCCCATCGGCAACTCGCGGCGGTACTGCCCCACGCTGTGCGGCGA is from Longimicrobiaceae bacterium and encodes:
- a CDS encoding BTAD domain-containing putative transcriptional regulator, whose product is MIHLRVLGSTELHDPDGTELRALLAQPKRFAVLAYLALARPRGPQRRELLLARFWPDSDAERGRGALRLALHSLRKVVGEGVLVGRGDEGVGIAPGTLWCDAVEFERALDEGRPADALELYRGELLAGFHLANAPEWERWLERERARLALRAREAVNALVQAAEARDDLDEAVRWARRGADLAPDDEAALQRLLVLLDANGDSAAAIRAYEGFARQLHAAGDGEPLPETQSLAQAIRRRVAARPAPRLHAAPSPASSPQGRTSDAPAALPLEGGGTAVAASPVIAVDEEQAKDARLAITVAGPARPSIGGREKPRRWRRWMAGGIVAAGIAAAAVLGWRMNQPVTPPPGDRVAVMPFRVRGAPQAAYLGEGLVDLLSTRLDGAGEMHTVDPVALIGYATRQRLSPGDLDDGRAAARHFQAGSFVVGDVVEAGGRIQVTASLYDVEGRRRATSGTATGTERELFDVVDRLAMGLLARGQSGPDQRLAQTAALTTRSLPALRSYLTGERWFRAGKFVLAAEAFTEASEADSTFALALYRLSTALDWAGLPYGSRSPGDVVRQALRFRGRLTAHDRMLLDARDAYWNGSAARAEQLYRTVLAAYPTDVEAWHELGEVTFHRGVWMGVPIVRSRAAFERVLALAPENENARIHLARIAALEGRGAERDSLVSEVVRRYPSHARAVELLGLHAFGSGNAAAADSVDERLRGMPYDAFWVNAWRIAIFTGDPAAGQRMAALLDDPDRSPRARTVARTMGAHMLAAQGRFRAASDALAAAAALDPSYAAHVRANLALLPAFPLSETELDEVRGELLRTPVPAHDSAADPIGNSRRYCPTLCGEYVLGALAVRAGDTAAALRSVRLLEKARKNAAHPRELARYQAFALRARLAWRSGDAKRALELLERGWPERTLPQFSSYETYAHTPERMLRADLLRALGRDREALAWYATAAEDLGAGIAYLAPAELAQAEILDRRGDRPGAADHYRRFVALWRDADPEALPAVRRARARLAQLGG